GCCGACGGCGAGGATCGAGCCCACGGAGAGGTCGAGCCCGCCCGCGACGAGCACGATCGTCATGCCGATTGCCATGATGCCGATCGTGCTCATGCCCTGCAACACGTTGAAGATGTTGCGGAGCGTGAAGAAGTACGGGCTGGCGAAGGAGAGCGCGACGCAGAGGACGACGAGCGCGGCGAGCACCCCCGCCTCGCGCACGGCGAACAGGCGGCGCGCGGCGCCCGCGCCGGGGCGCGGGGCGCGCGGGACGGCCGCCGGGGCGCCGCGGCCGGCGGTCGCGGGGACGACGGCGGGCGGGTCGATGTGCGACGTGTTCACGCGGGGCCCACGCGGGAGTGCGGCGGAGGGGCGAGCCGGCCGGTCGCGTTCGTGTAAGCGCTTACACGATGCGCGCGTGCCACGCTAGCGCGGGGACCGGCGGCCGTAAAGGGGCCGGTTCGATACGCGTTCGAAGCGGTTCAACCGCCGACGCCCCCACGCGCCCGCGTGGCCGACCGGTACCGCGCGTACGGCACCGCGTAGCGCGCGTGCTCGGCCGCGTCCGACGGCGAAAACGGCCCGCGCGTGAGCGTCGCGCGCGCGGCCGTGGCGAGGTCCGGGAACGCGCCCGCCCCCACCGCGGCCAGCAACGCGGCGCCGTACGCGGGACCGTCCTCCCGGTCGACCGTCATCACCGGGACGCCGTACACGTCGGCCTGCAGCCGCCGTACGAACGCGCTCCGCGCGCCGCCGCCCGTGAGCAGCAGGCGCGCCGGCCGGAGTCCGAGCTCGCCGAGGATCTCCAGCGAGTCGCGCATCGCGAACGCGACGCCCTCGAGCACCGCCCGCGTCACGTGCGCCCGCGTGTGCGCCAGACTCAAGCCGACGAGCGCGCCGCGCAGCGACGCGTCGCGGTGCGGCGTGCGCTCCCCCTGCAGGTAGGGCAGGAACGTGACGCCGTCGGCCCCCGGCGGCACCCCCGCCGCCTCGGCGTCGAGCCGCGCGTCGGCGTCCGGCGCGCCCGCCAGCTCGCGCGCGAGCTGCTCGCGGTACCACGCGAACGCGCCGCCAGCCGACAACACCACGCCCATCACGTACCAGACCCGCGGCGCGACGTGGCAGAAGGTGTGCGCCCGCAGCCGCGGGTCGACCACCGGCTCGGCCGTCGTCGCGAGCACCGTGCCCGACGTCCCCCAACTCGCGACCGCCTCGCCCGGCGCGACCACGCCGACGCCGGCCGCCCCGCACGCGTTGTCGGCCCCGCCGCCGACGACCGGCGTCCCCTCGCGCAGCCCCGTGAGGCGCGCCGCGGCCGGCGTTAGACGGCCGAGGATCTCGGCCGAGCCGCCGACGTCGGGGAGGATCGCGCGCGGGACGTCGACCGCCGCGAGCAGCTCGTCGCTCCACGCGAGGCGCGCCGGGTCGAACATCAGCGTCCCCGACGCGTCCGACGGTTCGGTCGCGAGCGCGCCGGTGAGGCGGTAGCGCACGAAGTCCTTCGCGAGCAGCACCGTCGCGACCCGCGCGTAGGCCTCTGGCTCGTGCGCGCGCAGCCAGAGCACCTTCGGGAGCGTGAACCCCTCGAGCGCGGGGTTGCGCACGAGATCGCGGAGGCGGCCCTCACCGCCGACACGCGCGGTGATCTCCGCGCACTCCGCGGTGGTCCGCCCGTCGCACCAGAGCAGGGCGGGGCGGACCACCGCGCCCGCGCGGTCGAGGAACACCGACGAGTGCATCTGCCCCGACACGCCGACCGCGGCGACGTCTGCGTTCGGCACCTGCGCGAGCGCCGCGCGCGTCGACGCGAGCGTCGCCTCCCACCACGCCTCCGGGTCCTGCTCCGCCCACCCGGGCCGCGGCGTCGCGAGCGCCAGCGGCGTCGTCGCCGACGCGACCGCGTCGCCGGACCCCGAGACGAGCACGGCCTTCACGCCGCTCGTCCCGACGTCGAGCCCCAGTAGGGTTGCCGCACGCGGCGGCGCGCCCCGTGCCACGGTCAGCGGACCCCGAGCAGGATCTCCACCGTCAGCTGGTCGAGCCGCTCGTACGCGTACCCCTGCGTGCGGATCGCCGGCAGGTCGAACGCCTCCCCCTTGAGCGCGTCCGCCCGCTCGCGGGTGAACGTCGCGCGTTCGTCGCCGCCGCGCGCCCGCAGCTCGCCTAACAGCTGGCGGACCTCGGGGTCGGCGTTCCAGCGCGCCGCCTTTTCTTTCAAGATCAGGTAGGTGCGCATGCACCCGCGGGCGAAGTCCCACACGCCCGCCTCGTCCTCCGTGCGGTAGGCGTGGGCGTCGAAGTGGCGCATCCCGTCCCACCCCGCGTCGTCGAGCAGCTTGACGAGAAAGAACGCCTGCTTCAGGTCTTCCGCGCCGAAGCGGTAGTCCTGGTCGTAGCGCCCCGGCCGCTGCCCGTTGAGGTCGATGTGGAACAGCTTCCCCGCGTCGAGCGCCTGCGCCACGCCGTGCGCGAAGTCGAGCCCCGCCATCGTGTCGTGCGCGACCTCGGGATTCACGCCGACCATCTCGGGGCGCGCGAGCGTGTTGATGAACGCGAGGGCGTGCCCGATCGTCGGCAGGTAGATGTCCCCCCGCGGCTCGTTCGGCTTGGGCTCGATCGCGAACCGGTAGCCGTGCCCCTGCGCGGCGTTGTATTCGCACAGGAAATCGAGCGCGTCGCGGAACCAGCGGAGCGCGTCGCGCGGGTCCTTCGCGGCGTTCGTCTCCGTCCCCTCGCGCCCGCCCCAGAACACGTACGTCTCCGCGCCGAACTCGCGGCCGAGGTCCATCGCGCGCATCGTCTTTTGGAGCGCGTAGCGGCGCACGCGCGCGTCGTTACTCGTGAACGCGCCGTCGCGGAATGCCGGGTCGCCGAACAGGTTCGTCGTCGCCATGGGGACCTTCAGCCCCGTCTGGTCGAGCG
The Gemmatimonadetes bacterium T265 genome window above contains:
- a CDS encoding xylulokinase is translated as MKAVLVSGSGDAVASATTPLALATPRPGWAEQDPEAWWEATLASTRAALAQVPNADVAAVGVSGQMHSSVFLDRAGAVVRPALLWCDGRTTAECAEITARVGGEGRLRDLVRNPALEGFTLPKVLWLRAHEPEAYARVATVLLAKDFVRYRLTGALATEPSDASGTLMFDPARLAWSDELLAAVDVPRAILPDVGGSAEILGRLTPAAARLTGLREGTPVVGGGADNACGAAGVGVVAPGEAVASWGTSGTVLATTAEPVVDPRLRAHTFCHVAPRVWYVMGVVLSAGGAFAWYREQLARELAGAPDADARLDAEAAGVPPGADGVTFLPYLQGERTPHRDASLRGALVGLSLAHTRAHVTRAVLEGVAFAMRDSLEILGELGLRPARLLLTGGGARSAFVRRLQADVYGVPVMTVDREDGPAYGAALLAAVGAGAFPDLATAARATLTRGPFSPSDAAEHARYAVPYARYRSATRARGGVGG
- the xylA gene encoding xylose isomerase, whose product is MGAVTADAYVPRPEHHFTFGLWTVGNVGRDPFGEPVRAAMDAPTIVRKLAELGAYGVNFHDDDLVPRDATAAERDRIVREFRAALDQTGLKVPMATTNLFGDPAFRDGAFTSNDARVRRYALQKTMRAMDLGREFGAETYVFWGGREGTETNAAKDPRDALRWFRDALDFLCEYNAAQGHGYRFAIEPKPNEPRGDIYLPTIGHALAFINTLARPEMVGVNPEVAHDTMAGLDFAHGVAQALDAGKLFHIDLNGQRPGRYDQDYRFGAEDLKQAFFLVKLLDDAGWDGMRHFDAHAYRTEDEAGVWDFARGCMRTYLILKEKAARWNADPEVRQLLGELRARGGDERATFTRERADALKGEAFDLPAIRTQGYAYERLDQLTVEILLGVR